In Campylobacter vicugnae, a genomic segment contains:
- a CDS encoding LysE family transporter, with product MTFFGAKNLATQKSGLNGSFWSCFVKGALMNLVNPYIIGFWLSVSGIVALLPSAIMGLAGLFVSIASWVLFLSFIVSRSKKFIGAKAQIAFAYISAILMVGFAIMLIFNTFLKG from the coding sequence TTGACATTTTTTGGAGCTAAAAATTTAGCTACGCAAAAAAGTGGGCTTAATGGTTCATTTTGGAGCTGCTTTGTTAAGGGTGCTTTAATGAATTTAGTAAATCCATATATAATTGGTTTTTGGCTCTCTGTTAGTGGGATTGTAGCACTTTTGCCAAGTGCTATTATGGGACTTGCTGGGCTATTTGTAAGCATTGCTAGTTGGGTTTTATTTTTATCATTTATAGTTAGTCGCTCCAAAAAATTTATAGGAGCTAAAGCACAAATAGCATTTGCTTATATCTCGGCAATTTTGATGGTAGGATTTGCTATTATGCTGATATTTAATACATTTTTAAAGGGTTAA
- the dapE gene encoding succinyl-diaminopimelate desuccinylase, with protein MEVIELLKELLKFRSITPDDDGAMNYITLFMNEFDAKLLEVNGVKNLILTKKFGDGAHLCFAGHIDVVPPGQGWSSDPFEPVDKDGYIYARGTQDMKSGVAAMLQACKDASSFDGTLSLIITSDEEGDGIYGTKEALKYLQEIGELPEFAVVAEPTSFNKIGDMIKIGRRGSINGVITIKGVQGHAAYPSKCINPIHQASAVLANFAGYDMDAGSRYFDPSKIVITDIRGGMEVCNVTPNELKIMFNIRNSDLTSYEDVKQYCEHIFNGLDYELTLKESSKPFLTDENSKIALNLKSSIERICGLTPEFSTTGGTSDARYFAAFGVPVVECGVVNDRIHAVDERVGVSEVETLYRVFSDLISNFNSVN; from the coding sequence ATGGAAGTTATAGAACTTTTAAAAGAGTTACTTAAATTTAGAAGTATTACACCAGATGATGATGGTGCGATGAATTATATCACGCTATTTATGAATGAATTTGATGCAAAGCTTTTAGAAGTTAATGGGGTGAAAAATCTCATTCTTACTAAGAAATTTGGCGATGGAGCGCATTTGTGCTTTGCTGGTCATATAGATGTGGTGCCTCCAGGGCAGGGGTGGAGTAGTGATCCATTTGAGCCAGTTGATAAAGATGGATATATCTATGCTCGTGGAACTCAAGATATGAAAAGCGGAGTAGCCGCAATGCTTCAAGCTTGTAAGGATGCAAGTAGTTTTGATGGAACTTTAAGCCTTATCATTACAAGTGACGAAGAGGGCGATGGAATTTATGGGACAAAAGAGGCTTTAAAATATCTTCAAGAAATAGGTGAGTTACCTGAGTTTGCCGTAGTAGCCGAACCGACATCTTTTAATAAAATAGGTGATATGATTAAGATTGGTCGTCGCGGTTCTATAAATGGTGTAATTACTATTAAAGGCGTTCAAGGACACGCAGCTTATCCATCTAAATGCATAAATCCAATCCATCAAGCAAGTGCTGTGTTGGCTAATTTTGCTGGATACGATATGGATGCTGGAAGTAGATATTTTGACCCTTCAAAAATTGTAATTACTGATATTCGTGGCGGTATGGAGGTGTGTAATGTAACTCCAAATGAGCTTAAGATAATGTTTAATATTAGAAACTCAGACCTAACAAGCTATGAAGATGTTAAGCAGTATTGTGAGCATATATTTAATGGGCTTGATTATGAGCTAACTCTTAAGGAGAGTTCAAAGCCATTTTTGACTGATGAGAACTCAAAAATTGCTTTAAATTTAAAATCTAGCATAGAGAGAATTTGCGGTCTTACTCCTGAGTTTAGCACTACTGGAGGGACAAGCGATGCAAGATATTTTGCTGCTTTTGGCGTGCCAGTTGTTGAGTGTGGAGTTGTAAATGATAGAATTCACGCTGTTGATGAAAGAGTAGGCGTGAGCGAAGTAGAGACGCTTTATAGGGTATTTAGTGATTTAATTAGCAATTTTAATAGCGTTAATTGA
- a CDS encoding molybdopterin-guanine dinucleotide biosynthesis protein B yields MKRLAVAFSGASGSGKTTLISKVAKELISRGFKVAITKHDPGDKAKFDYEGKDSYIYSSIGADVAVVSPNRTSIFLKNGIFGGKDRINSVAHNSKSEKFEPNLEKFESEMANLASHFGEFDYLIIEGLKSLKLPRITVFRDEIIEEFIPFSNAFATNITEFSTNRDKFDLDDIDKIINWIDKNAKRV; encoded by the coding sequence ATTAAAAGATTAGCTGTAGCCTTTAGTGGGGCTAGTGGAAGTGGTAAGACAACATTGATATCAAAGGTAGCAAAGGAGCTTATAAGTCGTGGATTTAAGGTTGCTATAACTAAGCACGACCCAGGAGATAAGGCTAAATTTGATTATGAAGGTAAAGATAGCTATATTTATAGTAGTATAGGTGCAGATGTAGCAGTAGTTAGTCCAAATAGAACATCAATCTTTTTAAAAAATGGGATTTTTGGGGGTAAAGATAGGATTAATTCAGTTGCTCATAATAGCAAAAGCGAGAAATTTGAGCCAAATTTGGAGAAATTTGAGAGCGAGATGGCAAATTTAGCAAGTCATTTTGGTGAGTTTGATTATTTAATAATTGAAGGGTTAAAGAGCTTAAAACTTCCTAGAATTACAGTTTTTAGAGATGAGATTATAGAGGAGTTTATCCCATTTAGTAATGCATTTGCTACAAATATAACAGAGTTTAGCACTAATAGGGATAAATTTGACCTAGATGATATAGATAAAATCATAAACTGGATAGATAAAAATGCAAAAAGGGTATAA
- a CDS encoding class 1 fructose-bisphosphatase: MQEIIKAVQDIAIKISEVLKYGDLGYATSSNATGDTQLKLDILSDEIIENRLKELKCVNSIISEEKESPLSIDKDGEYIIAYDPLDGSSLVDVNFAVGSIFGIYKGALDAKNLVAAIYTVYGPRVEMVVCEDKPELFRLDRAGEFKFIKTLQLKEKGKLNATGGTQKGWSDSHRSMIKSLFDDGYRLRYSGAMVSDLHQVLLKGGGLFSYPATPDAPNGKLRLAFEVLPFAYIYEKAGGATTNGVNSSLLDIKIEQTHQTTPCYFGSKFEIDRVRNG; the protein is encoded by the coding sequence ATGCAAGAGATTATAAAAGCAGTACAAGATATAGCTATAAAGATTAGTGAGGTTTTAAAGTATGGTGATTTAGGCTATGCGACAAGTTCAAATGCTACTGGAGATACTCAATTAAAGCTTGATATCTTAAGCGATGAGATAATAGAAAATAGATTAAAAGAGTTAAAATGCGTAAATTCTATTATCAGCGAAGAAAAAGAGTCCCCACTATCAATAGATAAAGATGGTGAGTATATTATTGCTTATGATCCTCTTGATGGAAGTAGCTTAGTAGATGTTAATTTTGCTGTTGGGTCTATATTTGGAATTTATAAGGGTGCTTTAGATGCTAAAAATCTAGTAGCTGCTATTTATACAGTATATGGTCCAAGAGTTGAGATGGTGGTGTGCGAAGATAAACCAGAGTTATTTAGACTTGATAGAGCTGGTGAGTTTAAATTTATTAAAACTTTACAGTTAAAAGAAAAGGGTAAATTAAATGCAACTGGTGGAACGCAAAAAGGTTGGAGTGATTCACATAGATCTATGATAAAATCATTATTTGATGATGGATATAGACTTAGATATAGTGGTGCAATGGTAAGCGATTTACATCAAGTATTACTAAAAGGCGGCGGGTTATTTAGTTATCCAGCTACGCCAGATGCGCCAAATGGTAAGCTTAGGCTTGCTTTTGAGGTTTTACCATTTGCTTATATATATGAAAAAGCAGGTGGCGCTACAACTAATGGGGTAAATTCAAGTTTATTAGATATTAAAATTGAGCAGACTCATCAGACTACTCCTTGCTATTTTGGTTCTAAATTTGAGATTGATAGAGTAAGAAATGGCTGA
- the metG gene encoding methionine--tRNA ligase, whose translation MMKKFITTPIYYVNDVPHIGHAYTTIICDTLARFYRLRGDDVFFLTGTDEHGQKIEEAAKSRGKSPKEYADEISAKFRALWDEFEISYDHFIRTTDDYHKITSQNVFAKMLANGDIYKGEYEGSYCVSCESFFAANQLIDDECCPDCGKKTRLVKEESYFFALSKYQDRLLKWYEDDKCVLPKGKKNEVISFVKGGLKDLSITRTSFEWGIKLPESLNEPKHVMYVWLDALVNYLSALGYSRGEEKMEYWNNTLHMVGKDILRFHAVYWPAFLMSLELPLPVSVAAHGWWTRDGVKMSKSLGNVVNPKEVADAYGLETFRYFLLREVPFGQDGDFSQKALIDRINSELSNDLGNLLSRIVGMSSKYSANIINSNSVKEFYSSELEASKIHIDQALASLEDIAPNRYLEELWKVLNIANAAIAKYEPWNLIKNGKENEANALVALVANLLAKVAILLSPAMPKTAQKIADALEFKISTQSFKELIIDSNLTNFKANSVTPLFVKIEQELMAPPPVANIEELKAKDEEIKIDDFKKCVIKVGTILECDNIEGSDKLLKFSIDLGEQKPRQIISGIAKYYEPKSLVGKQVCVLANLKPAKIFKHLSEGMILSAEDGNLTLLGTHSPVKNGAIVG comes from the coding sequence ATGATGAAAAAATTTATAACAACACCAATATATTATGTAAATGATGTTCCGCATATTGGACATGCTTATACTACAATAATTTGTGATACATTAGCTAGATTTTATCGCTTAAGAGGAGATGATGTATTTTTCTTAACAGGTACTGATGAACATGGCCAAAAGATAGAAGAAGCAGCCAAAAGCCGTGGCAAAAGCCCAAAAGAGTATGCTGATGAGATTAGTGCTAAATTTAGAGCTTTATGGGATGAATTTGAGATTAGTTATGATCATTTTATCCGTACAACTGATGATTATCACAAGATTACAAGTCAAAATGTATTTGCTAAGATGCTTGCAAATGGTGATATATATAAAGGCGAATATGAGGGTAGTTATTGCGTAAGCTGTGAAAGCTTCTTTGCTGCTAATCAATTAATAGATGATGAATGTTGTCCAGATTGTGGTAAAAAGACTAGACTAGTTAAAGAAGAGAGCTACTTTTTTGCATTATCAAAATATCAAGATAGACTTTTAAAATGGTATGAAGATGACAAATGCGTCCTACCAAAAGGCAAGAAAAATGAAGTTATAAGTTTTGTTAAAGGTGGATTAAAAGATCTATCTATTACTAGAACTAGTTTTGAGTGGGGGATAAAATTACCTGAGTCTTTAAATGAGCCAAAGCATGTAATGTATGTATGGCTAGATGCACTAGTTAATTATCTTTCAGCCTTAGGATATAGTAGGGGCGAAGAAAAAATGGAGTATTGGAATAATACTCTTCATATGGTTGGTAAGGATATTTTACGCTTTCATGCTGTATATTGGCCGGCGTTTTTGATGAGTTTAGAACTACCATTGCCTGTAAGCGTAGCAGCACATGGCTGGTGGACTAGAGATGGCGTAAAGATGAGTAAAAGCCTAGGTAATGTAGTAAATCCAAAAGAGGTAGCTGATGCATATGGTCTAGAGACATTTAGATATTTCTTGCTTAGAGAGGTTCCATTTGGTCAAGATGGAGACTTTTCTCAAAAAGCATTAATAGATCGCATAAATAGCGAGTTAAGCAATGATCTTGGAAATTTACTAAGTAGAATAGTAGGTATGAGTTCAAAATATTCAGCTAATATAATTAATTCAAATAGTGTAAAAGAGTTTTATTCTAGTGAGCTTGAAGCTTCAAAAATACATATAGACCAAGCACTTGCTAGTTTAGAAGATATTGCTCCAAATAGATATTTAGAAGAGCTTTGGAAAGTTTTAAATATAGCAAATGCTGCAATAGCTAAGTATGAACCTTGGAATTTGATTAAAAATGGTAAAGAGAATGAGGCAAATGCATTAGTAGCTTTAGTAGCAAATTTATTAGCTAAAGTAGCTATACTTCTAAGTCCTGCCATGCCAAAAACAGCTCAAAAGATAGCTGATGCTCTTGAATTTAAAATTAGCACTCAAAGCTTTAAAGAGCTTATAATTGACTCAAATTTAACTAATTTTAAAGCAAATTCAGTAACTCCTTTATTTGTTAAGATAGAACAAGAGCTGATGGCTCCACCACCAGTAGCAAATATAGAAGAGTTAAAAGCTAAAGATGAAGAGATTAAAATCGATGATTTTAAAAAGTGCGTGATCAAAGTCGGCACAATCTTAGAGTGTGATAATATAGAAGGTAGTGATAAATTGCTTAAATTTAGCATTGATTTAGGAGAGCAAAAACCAAGACAGATTATCAGTGGAATAGCAAAATATTATGAACCAAAAAGTTTAGTAGGTAAGCAAGTCTGTGTTTTAGCAAATCTAAAACCTGCTAAGATATTTAAGCACTTAAGCGAAGGTATGATATTAAGCGCTGAAGATGGAAATCTAACGCTTTTAGGTACGCACTCACCAGTAAAAAATGGAGCAATTGTCGGATAA
- a CDS encoding CZB domain-containing protein — protein MRSLATQNKTMSDTHELSNTINYNSQKALSTIFISLIKLDHLLFKVKGYKVIFDENLGEKFADHHSCRLGKWYETGRGKELFSKYQNYAKLEPVHKDVHENIANAHKIMVEHGKTNGCLDKIYKQLNAAESASESVIDILNTLLNERIKELKVKFNKI, from the coding sequence ATGCGCTCCTTAGCTACTCAAAATAAGACAATGAGCGATACTCATGAGCTATCAAATACAATCAATTATAATTCTCAAAAGGCACTATCTACGATATTTATCAGCCTTATTAAATTAGATCATCTATTATTTAAAGTTAAAGGTTATAAGGTGATTTTTGATGAAAACTTAGGTGAAAAATTTGCCGATCACCATAGTTGTCGTCTTGGCAAATGGTATGAAACAGGACGCGGCAAAGAGCTATTTAGCAAATATCAAAACTATGCTAAATTAGAACCAGTTCATAAAGATGTTCATGAAAATATCGCCAACGCACACAAAATAATGGTAGAACACGGCAAGACAAATGGGTGTTTAGATAAAATTTATAAACAACTAAATGCGGCTGAGAGTGCAAGCGAATCTGTTATAGATATTTTAAATACCTTATTAAATGAGAGAATTAAGGAGTTAAAAGTTAAATTTAATAAAATATAA
- a CDS encoding isopenicillin N synthase family dioxygenase — translation MNIPVLDLSELDSNQEKFIADLKGAFTTFGTCYLINHGIDLDLCKELQRLSKEFFALSLEQKEQISMLKSPQFRGYSKEGGEYTAGGMDYREQIDAGSDKEALNWDINSPIWMRIQGPNLFPDQIPSLKDLFNEWFEQTSAATLKLLKGFAIALELPQDSFDKLYGKNSYAHAKLLRYPPAFDGNTQGVGSHKDGGLITFVLQDKESGLQGLLNGEWIDVPPMEGSVVVNIGEFLELATNGYLKATIHRVNLTPNERFSIAYFLGVQLDKDIPILELPEHLKKESTGVDTDPKNPLLRNVAENYFKRMIRSHPDVAKKYHSDLIERFSF, via the coding sequence ATGAATATACCAGTACTTGACCTAAGTGAGTTAGATAGTAATCAAGAAAAATTTATAGCAGATTTAAAAGGAGCATTTACTACTTTTGGGACTTGCTATTTGATAAATCATGGTATCGATTTAGATCTTTGCAAAGAGCTTCAAAGGCTTAGCAAGGAGTTTTTTGCTCTAAGTTTAGAACAAAAAGAGCAAATTTCGATGCTTAAATCTCCACAATTTCGTGGTTATTCAAAAGAGGGTGGTGAATATACAGCTGGCGGAATGGATTATAGAGAACAAATAGATGCTGGAAGCGATAAAGAGGCTTTAAATTGGGATATAAACTCGCCTATTTGGATGAGAATTCAAGGTCCAAATTTATTCCCAGATCAAATTCCAAGTCTAAAAGATCTATTTAATGAGTGGTTTGAGCAAACAAGTGCGGCAACTTTAAAACTTCTAAAAGGATTTGCTATAGCTCTTGAGTTACCGCAAGACTCTTTTGATAAGCTTTATGGAAAAAACTCATACGCTCATGCTAAATTATTGCGTTACCCGCCAGCATTTGATGGCAACACTCAAGGTGTTGGATCGCATAAAGATGGCGGTTTAATCACCTTTGTTTTACAAGATAAAGAGTCAGGATTGCAAGGATTATTAAATGGCGAGTGGATTGATGTGCCGCCAATGGAAGGCTCTGTGGTGGTAAATATCGGTGAGTTTTTGGAACTTGCGACAAATGGGTATTTAAAGGCTACTATCCATAGAGTAAATTTGACGCCTAATGAGAGATTTTCTATTGCATATTTTTTGGGTGTGCAGCTTGATAAGGATATACCGATTTTAGAACTGCCAGAGCATTTAAAAAAAGAGAGTACCGGAGTAGATACAGACCCTAAAAATCCGCTACTTAGAAATGTTGCAGAAAATTATTTTAAAAGAATGATTAGATCTCATCCAGATGTAGCTAAAAAATATCATAGCGATCTAATTGAGAGATTTAGTTTTTAA
- a CDS encoding glycosyltransferase has translation MAINYILHYMLMIKSVQMVKSKSQSRIVMKFAFLIPYYNHPKTIKSLVDYLSKYNINIIVVDDGSDHKSKEALKNLNIHYYLKMNSQ, from the coding sequence ATGGCAATAAACTATATTTTACACTATATGTTAATGATAAAGAGTGTACAAATGGTAAAATCAAAATCACAATCTAGGATAGTTATGAAATTTGCATTTTTAATACCATACTACAATCATCCAAAAACAATAAAATCTTTAGTAGATTATCTATCAAAATATAATATTAATATAATAGTAGTAGATGATGGCTCAGATCATAAATCAAAAGAAGCTTTAAAAAATTTAAATATACACTATTATCTAAAGATGAACTCACAATAG
- a CDS encoding 4'-phosphopantetheinyl transferase superfamily protein, with amino-acid sequence MGVDLELIKNRNFDIHMEYCFSNHQIFRVENSDNKLIEFYKIWTLKEAQIKLLNLGFYAIEKVGDEDLMNYSDIIESGDMKFIYTAITF; translated from the coding sequence ATAGGTGTAGATTTAGAGTTGATAAAAAATAGAAATTTTGATATTCATATGGAGTATTGTTTTAGCAATCATCAAATATTTAGAGTTGAAAATTCAGATAATAAATTAATTGAATTTTATAAAATTTGGACTTTAAAAGAGGCTCAAATAAAGCTTTTAAATCTTGGATTTTATGCTATTGAAAAGGTAGGAGATGAAGATTTAATGAATTATAGCGATATTATAGAAAGCGGCGATATGAAGTTTATCTATACCGCCATTACTTTTTAA
- a CDS encoding dehypoxanthine futalosine cyclase: protein MSRLSVDEALNLIKNGDLRELGEMASAKKLELHPNKITTFIVDRNINYTNTCWVDCKFCAFYKHVNEDEAYLLSFDEIDKKIDELIDIGGTQILFQGGVHPKLKIQWYEELVSHIATKYPNIDIHGFSAVEIDYIAKVSKISIKEVLSRLQKAGLYSIPGAGAEILSDRVRDIISPKKCSSATWLEVHKEAHKIGMKSTATMMFGTVESDEEIVEHLDKIRTLQDETGGFRAFILWSFQSANTKLILQYPQIKKQSPNRYLRLLAVSRLFLDNFKNIQSSWVTQGSYIGQLALKFGANDLGSTMMEENVVKAAGASYRMSQSQMIELIKDIGEFPAKRNTNYDILERF, encoded by the coding sequence GTGAGTAGATTAAGCGTTGATGAGGCTTTAAATCTTATTAAAAATGGAGATTTAAGAGAGCTTGGAGAGATGGCAAGTGCCAAAAAATTAGAACTTCATCCAAATAAAATTACAACTTTTATAGTAGATAGAAATATAAACTACACCAACACCTGTTGGGTAGATTGTAAATTTTGTGCTTTTTATAAGCATGTTAATGAAGATGAGGCTTACTTGCTTAGTTTTGATGAGATTGATAAAAAGATAGATGAGCTAATAGATATCGGTGGAACTCAAATTTTATTCCAAGGCGGCGTACATCCAAAACTAAAAATACAATGGTATGAAGAGTTAGTATCTCATATTGCTACTAAATACCCAAATATCGATATACATGGCTTTTCAGCTGTGGAGATAGATTATATAGCTAAGGTTTCTAAAATCTCTATTAAAGAAGTTTTATCTAGACTTCAAAAGGCTGGATTATATAGTATTCCAGGTGCTGGGGCTGAAATATTAAGCGATAGAGTTCGCGATATTATCTCACCTAAGAAATGCTCTAGTGCTACATGGCTAGAAGTGCATAAAGAGGCTCATAAAATCGGTATGAAAAGCACAGCTACAATGATGTTTGGCACTGTTGAGAGTGATGAAGAAATAGTAGAACATCTAGATAAAATCAGAACATTACAAGATGAGACTGGCGGATTTAGAGCATTTATCCTTTGGAGCTTTCAATCGGCCAATACAAAACTCATTCTCCAATATCCACAGATTAAAAAGCAATCACCAAACCGCTACCTACGCCTACTTGCAGTATCAAGACTATTTTTAGATAATTTTAAAAATATACAAAGCAGCTGGGTTACACAAGGTTCATATATAGGGCAACTAGCTCTTAAATTTGGTGCAAATGACCTAGGTAGCACAATGATGGAAGAAAATGTAGTAAAAGCCGCAGGAGCAAGCTATAGAATGAGCCAATCACAAATGATAGAATTAATCAAAGATATAGGCGAATTTCCAGCTAAACGCAACACAAATTACGATATTTTAGAAAGATTTTAA
- a CDS encoding MFS transporter, whose protein sequence is MKKYYALFCYKPNLRVLSSIQFICYFGMWFSHTGIFTLLIDMSAPVWAITLAAAMAFIPNVILAPINGVIVDKFNPKKLMMLMLFIEVITVFMLVFIDDISLLWLLFVIIFVRMGVGVVYFQTEMSLLPSLMNKKNLKLANEIHSIIWAVSYTAGMGLAGIFIYYFGIKASFLFDFGLYIIGMILLTKLKAPEVIKVTSQNIFKMMKEGLIYIKANKTLMHIIFLHAFVGVTAYDNLIALMAKYEYKEIMSISLIIGFMNMTRAISLVIGPMILSKFINNKTLIWLFIGEFLGIGLWALLQFDYYLGLIGLLAAGFCTSTLWSYTFTMLQNNCDKSFYGRAIAYKDMVYYLVSATISFMIGILYESGISLAMITFLMALTFLFGAFYYAYVYRRYTFS, encoded by the coding sequence TTGAAAAAATACTATGCACTATTTTGTTATAAGCCAAATTTAAGAGTGCTTAGCTCTATTCAGTTTATATGCTATTTTGGGATGTGGTTTAGCCATACTGGAATATTTACTCTTTTAATAGATATGTCTGCGCCAGTGTGGGCAATCACTTTAGCTGCTGCGATGGCATTTATCCCAAATGTTATTTTAGCTCCGATAAATGGTGTGATAGTAGATAAATTTAACCCTAAAAAGCTGATGATGTTAATGCTTTTTATAGAGGTTATAACTGTATTTATGCTGGTTTTTATAGATGATATCTCCTTGCTTTGGTTGCTTTTTGTAATTATTTTTGTTCGTATGGGCGTAGGGGTTGTCTATTTTCAAACTGAGATGAGTCTTTTGCCAAGTCTAATGAATAAGAAAAATTTAAAATTAGCCAATGAGATTCACTCCATTATCTGGGCGGTATCATATACGGCTGGTATGGGTCTTGCTGGAATATTTATCTACTATTTTGGAATAAAAGCATCGTTTTTGTTTGATTTTGGGCTTTATATTATTGGTATGATATTGCTAACTAAACTTAAAGCGCCTGAGGTTATTAAAGTAACTAGTCAAAATATATTTAAGATGATGAAAGAGGGTCTAATTTATATAAAAGCTAATAAAACCTTAATGCATATAATATTCTTGCACGCATTTGTAGGTGTAACAGCATATGATAATCTCATAGCTCTTATGGCTAAATATGAGTATAAAGAGATTATGAGCATATCTCTTATTATAGGATTTATGAATATGACAAGAGCAATTTCGCTAGTTATTGGGCCTATGATTTTGAGTAAATTTATAAATAATAAGACGCTTATATGGCTTTTTATTGGTGAGTTTTTAGGTATCGGTCTTTGGGCTTTACTGCAGTTTGATTATTATTTGGGGCTTATTGGGCTTTTAGCAGCTGGATTTTGTACATCTACACTATGGTCATATACATTTACAATGCTGCAAAATAACTGCGATAAGAGCTTTTATGGTAGGGCTATTGCCTATAAAGATATGGTATATTACTTAGTGTCAGCTACTATATCTTTTATGATTGGAATTTTGTATGAAAGTGGTATAAGCTTGGCTATGATTACATTTTTGATGGCATTGACATTTTTGTTTGGGGCATTTTATTATGCTTATGTATATAGGCGTTATACTTTTTCGTAG
- a CDS encoding CheR family methyltransferase translates to MSEFECSSSDLLEFIELAKKLSGNNLISKKEIVKNKIAHFAKNKNIDNMQTLCNKFNFDRALRQELLNLITINETYFMRELNQLNSAIQYANTLSIGGGNVKILCAPCSSGEEVYSLGILAKSIGMDRYRLKITGIDINSNMIQKCKDGIYNERSVKNLKASQKELYFKKIEPDYQIRQELMPMIEFKTINIFDDSLFALGQFDIILSRNMMIYFDESYRVLTIERFAKILKPYGRIYFGSADLVPYCDLYSKIIDLSGTYYEKV, encoded by the coding sequence ATGAGCGAATTTGAGTGTAGCAGTAGCGATCTTTTAGAGTTTATAGAACTAGCTAAGAAACTAAGTGGAAATAATCTAATAAGCAAAAAAGAGATTGTCAAAAATAAAATAGCCCATTTTGCTAAAAATAAAAATATCGATAATATGCAAACTCTATGTAATAAATTTAACTTTGATAGAGCACTTAGACAAGAGCTTTTAAATTTAATCACAATTAATGAGACATACTTTATGCGTGAATTAAATCAATTAAACTCAGCCATACAATACGCCAATACTCTTAGCATAGGCGGAGGTAATGTAAAGATATTATGCGCTCCATGCAGTAGTGGTGAGGAGGTGTATTCTCTTGGAATATTAGCCAAGTCAATTGGTATGGATAGATATCGCTTAAAGATAACTGGAATAGATATCAACTCAAATATGATCCAAAAATGCAAAGATGGGATATATAATGAACGCTCAGTAAAAAATTTAAAAGCATCACAAAAAGAACTATACTTTAAAAAAATAGAACCTGATTATCAAATCAGACAAGAGCTTATGCCTATGATTGAGTTTAAGACTATTAATATTTTTGATGATTCGCTATTTGCTCTTGGGCAGTTTGATATAATTTTATCTAGAAATATGATGATATATTTTGATGAGAGTTATAGGGTTTTGACTATTGAAAGGTTTGCTAAAATCTTAAAACCATATGGAAGAATCTACTTTGGTAGTGCTGATTTGGTGCCTTATTGCGATCTATATAGCAAGATAATTGATCTATCTGGCACATACTACGAAAAAGTATAA
- a CDS encoding CheB methylesterase domain-containing protein, with the protein MKQKLILIGASTGGPGHLKKLLTGISLPINVSIIIAQHMSKNFVGSFASRLSQELNSDVELLNNKVTLKNKIYICAQNSIILNSQILTANIDQSGAITTYNPNVNMLFNSAVPICKIADVMGILLTGIGDDGASGLNELYKAGAKCIAENEQSAIVYGMPRRAKDINPNLEIANLDMIRTNLQRFIV; encoded by the coding sequence TTGAAACAAAAACTAATCTTAATCGGAGCTTCTACTGGCGGACCTGGTCATTTAAAAAAGCTTTTAACCGGAATAAGTTTGCCAATAAATGTCTCTATAATCATAGCTCAGCATATGAGCAAAAATTTTGTAGGATCATTTGCTAGCAGATTAAGTCAAGAGCTAAACTCAGATGTAGAGTTACTAAACAACAAAGTAACTCTAAAAAATAAAATTTATATCTGTGCGCAAAATAGCATTATATTAAATTCTCAAATTCTAACTGCAAATATAGACCAAAGCGGAGCAATAACTACATACAATCCAAATGTAAATATGCTATTTAACTCTGCTGTACCAATATGCAAAATAGCCGATGTAATGGGAATACTACTTACTGGCATTGGCGACGATGGAGCTAGTGGATTAAATGAACTATATAAAGCTGGGGCTAAATGTATCGCAGAAAATGAACAATCAGCCATAGTATATGGTATGCCAAGGCGAGCTAAGGATATAAATCCAAATTTAGAAATTGCCAATTTAGATATGATTAGAACAAACTTACAAAGGTTTATTGTATGA